TTACAGTTCCCATGGTGGATTTGCTCTCAGAGACCGGTAGACAATGCTGCCTCATCTTCAGTAAACTCTCAGTAACTTTACCCCTGTTGCCCCTGTACAGGGCACAAGTTCTAGTACAGGGCAGGGACTGCAGCTAGATAGAAGTTggagcattttttaaataatggattatataGAGTCTGTATCGTCTGAACTTAATAAGAATgcaagtccacatacttttggccatatatatgTATGTCCTCTGTACATGTGCACATAAACATTTGACTTCAGTATATCCTGTATCTTGTGTATATTCTTTTGTATATGTTGTCACATactaatgtaattaaataaataagatcaagttatttatataatttccaGTTTTAAAGCTATAAATTCAGAAAAATATAAGAACTAATTACAGTAAAAGCTCATTACAGCTGAACCACAGAGTTTCTTAAAACTTCTTATCAATttcaaagtaaataaataaagattaatttCATGGATTTGCTTTTCCATGCCAGTGAAGTTACAACACCTTtgataaattaaatatacactttatttatatgtatttattttttacacaacaGGTTCTACACTGTATTTGGACTCCACACAACACAAGCACACGTTCCCCATATGAACAAAGAGGAGAACACATCAAGTTTCACAAAACTATcttattttttacaataaacaccAGTTTCATAATATCAGCATTTcatatttacaggttttatctcactttttattttattgatttaattttcttaacatttattttatttgcaggggacaattgattattttaatactaCATTTAAACTTACTCCAGTTATAATTTTACTTACATATCTTAAATATTAACGATTATATTTCGTATATTTatgctgaatatttttgttttaaaataatatatttttaatataaaacttttttctgtattaaaaaagcaaagacTTTAAATATTGTTAGAATTTGATACATTTAATACTTAAATACTTTGTCAttataataatcaaataataaatcattttaaatatagttttttttattttacaaactgtatttttatttattctgttttgtcAGCACCTTTTTATACCGTTTTACTGAATTATAAACCTTTTATTGTAATAGATATTTTCTGCATTCATATATAATAAATTTATGTTGATGTTGTTTAATGTTGCTATAAACATTTTGATATTacttttatataaattataaaacaatGTTACTTTTCATATCTACACTACTGTACATTGATTCTAGCTAATGTTGTGATGCcagcatatttatttaaagcGTCATTATGAATGTATTTACTTTTTCCAGATCTTTATGTGATGTTGGATGGTGCTAAATTATTCATTTTACACTAAAAGTCTCCTTTTCTGAAAGAGACAAATCATGTTAAACCAAGTTAAATATTTAGACAATTGATtataatttacttttttaacatagaAGTGTAACATTACGGCGACCCACACTTAGTGACTGTCGCTAATTGACTGAAGTATTAATGCTTAATTATAAGATGTTCAGTTCTGGTAAAACCTTCAGTCAAACAATGGTGACAttatatgattttttaaaatattttaataataataacagtgccaatacattaaatacaaaagctTTAGTATTAAGCACATTCAGTAATGTGCTACAGTTTTATGCTAATTTTAAAATCTCCAGTCTGTTCTATCAAACTAAACCTTTTTATTCctatttaatgttaatataaCCATTTTGATATTACTGAGTTTTATTACTACTGCACATCAGTAGCTAATGTTCTATAATAGTAATGCTAACATTTCTGATCAAATTATGTTAAAACAATGTGTTATAAAAAGTATTATTTCTATATCTTCTGTTTCCACTGTCATATATTCTGCTAAATTCTATTCTATCTAAATTATTAATGCTACATTAATGCTAAATAAAATTTCTAGTCCATTTGTGATTGACCAACGAGCCTGTAACTTTTAATTTGGTGCTAATCTTACACCAGTTTCTGTTCTGATCAGATTGACCTCGACATTAGGAAACACGTTTTGGAGCAACATCTGGAGTTGGAGGCggatttttttgtgttttttgtgtttacAGGTCATCAGACTCCGGGATGTCCAGTGGTTCCACAGGGATTGTGGGCAGAATGAGGGGAACGCCTTCGGAGATCCAGCCCTGGGCAGTACGGTTGAAGGTGGGTCGCTTGGACGTGGAGTCCTGCAGCTCCGGGTACCTCGGGGGGTTTAGGTCGATCTCTGGAACTTTGAAGGAGATCCCTCGAGGAGCTTTGTCAAACCCTCCATATGGTGTGGCCACCCTGCATagaattttttataaatatatagaatTAAAACATCCATTTTTGATTCAATATAAAAAAGGCAAAGACGTTCATTTCTGCAATCATttgtggtatttatttatttacttctttatttataGTAGAATATCAGACATCCTTTTCCTTCTTGTCTTTAGCTGATTGTACATTTGCTggagtttatttaattttttattacatgGATCTGTTACTTGACATACATGACGTTTaaccatttattttttgttttctttgggCTGCTCACGTATATAGGGGGCGCCAAAGCAGATCTGGTCCACAAACCGGATGTCCTTTCTGACACGACCCTCCtgtttttatccgggcttggaacCGACACTAAGAGCAGACTGACAAGTGCGCCTCCCAATGGTTTGGTTGTTTCGGGCATCCCCACCCTGGacaatagccaatcgtgtctatgtagacgcccgactggccGACAGCACTGTTGAGATTCTAACCCCGGATCCCCAGTTCTCAGCAGTGGAGGGCTAGTGCATTTGACTTATAATAAATGGTATggagaaaaagtatttacacccctCCCCCTTCTTAGAGTCTTTCAATTTTCGTAGCATTTGAGAGGAAAGGCAGTTTAGTGACACCTTCTGTGTGTTTTTCTAGGGTGATTGAAGTACCCAGATAAAATCCACTCAGACACTGAAAgaacacacattaaaaacagtGACCAGAAGTCGCTGGTTGGTCCCAAATACATTTCTACTATATAATGAAGCAGTGGGGCGGCTGATAGTGTGAGTGAGCCCTGCGTtgagaacctgggtttgatcatcCTGGGATGAGCAGgtgaatcaaaataaataaatgaatcataaCAAAGCCTTTTATGTTAAAATGCAAACATGTAGTTTGCTCAttactgttctttttttttttttaccaaattgGGGCTTCTTGAATGATCGTCTACACTTCAGGTAATGAATGTTATGTACAGAACATTATAAGGAAGATCGTGGTGGTACCTGTTGAAGCTCTTGTAATCAGGCAGATCAGATTTGGGCACGAAAGTGGGCATCTTCAGATTGATGGTATCAGCCAGAGTTGGGTCGTTGATGATGGCCTCCTCCCAGGGAGAGTGATAAGATTTGGGAAGTGCTGTAGCGTTGAACCTCTCTGGAGGAACATCCTTCAATGGGCCTCCGTAACCTTTAATGCAATCCGACAAAATTATCACTGACATAATGAGAACCACATTGTTTTACCATAATTTACACTCGATTCGACTGTTCTAGTCTGAACCAGCATGCAGAACTAGATCTGTAATGTTTACATGTTATGTAGGATGCTAGCCGACTAAATCTTAAgccatcttaatatttcaattcaTTATGTGGTAAATTAAACTAGAGCTTGTAAATGAATGATTCACCCATTAACAACAATTCATCTAAACAGTTACAGGAAATACCAGGATGTGGGTTTGTTTTAATAGTTCACCCTGTTGTCAGAAATAAGTCCTTTTGGCAGAGGAaggtctgtgtgtctctgtattCCTGACTACAGTTCATGTTCATAGTTCCAAAAGTAGCAGCTAATCTGATCCTGTACAGAGTTGAGACATTATCAGGCTCCTGTTGAGAAGCTAAGTGTGGTCAAGTACAAATAGTGCCGGTTCATGTCTCGATAGCATTTACAGACCAAGACAAAATGTTACCACAAAAAACTAAAGAGATCTAGCATGAACTAGCATGCTAAACTAGACTTTTTATCTGGAAAAGCTGTTCCAAAAATCGCTGATTTTTAGCTGGAAAAGCTGTTCCAAAAGTCTCTGATGTTTAGCTAGAAAAGCTGTTCCAAAAATCTCTGATGTTTAGCTAGAAAAGCTGTTCCAAAAATCTCTGATGTTTAGCTGGAAAAGTTGTTCCAAAAATCTCTGATGTTTAGCTAGAAAAGCTGTTCCAAAAATCTCTGATGTTTAGCTAGAAAAGCTGTTCC
The sequence above is drawn from the Trichomycterus rosablanca isolate fTriRos1 chromosome 14, fTriRos1.hap1, whole genome shotgun sequence genome and encodes:
- the myoz2b gene encoding myozenin-2b, yielding MSRFSTLSAQERKMQAAAICREIQGSTNGTGDTMDLGKKLSVPKDIMLEELSLLSNRGSRLFKMRQRRSEKYTFESIQNEANIIYNNEDQINAENAENKTASKTPPNTPDPRNPANPDEIAPGYGGPLKDVPPERFNATALPKSYHSPWEEAIINDPTLADTINLKMPTFVPKSDLPDYKSFNRVATPYGGFDKAPRGISFKVPEIDLNPPRYPELQDSTSKRPTFNRTAQGWISEGVPLILPTIPVEPLDIPESDDL